The window CCGAGGCCAGCCTGCACCTTCTGGGACAGGCCGCCGACGTCGTGGTGCTCGAGGAAGTACAGAGGGAATTCAGCGAACTGGCCGAGAAAATGGGTTTCGACCAGGTCATCCCCTACGGTAAGAGAAATTTCGTTCACCTGGGAATATTCGGCAATGACGAGCGCGTCATCTTGCCCGTGAAGCAGCATAAATGGGAAATGGCGGTGCCGCTCCATGCAGCGGCAGGAACATGAGGACCTGTTGCTCAGGTTCCGCCCCCTGGTGGAATCCATCGCCCGGTCCTACGGCAAT of the Thermovirga sp. genome contains:
- a CDS encoding peptidase M15, giving the protein MKANNIFVSPHFRLTEFQCKCCGCVKLHPELLVKLENLRDAWGSPLLLTSGFRCSRHNRNVNGAEASLHLLGQAADVVVLEEVQREFSELAEKMGFDQVIPYGKRNFVHLGIFGNDERVILPVKQHKWEMAVPLHAAAGT